One genomic segment of Ignavibacteriota bacterium includes these proteins:
- the holA gene encoding DNA polymerase III subunit delta encodes MYRNKENTPSIYSLISDLPKSEIKPIYFFFGEDHFAINNAIKIIEEKSAQLISSDFDKEIVDVDKKESITNLIDLALTFPFGSGKKLLIVKNFENFANKKLLNPYTTNPAESTILVIANYGTISNLNSEPYKLLSEKEFLFEAKELKGIDLENWVKKRCTQLEINVTSENVKMLIEIIGEDKSLLEMQFQKIKSFLNDKKEITAEEIKSLSSATKEYSIFDLLNSIGKGNKSNSLKVMFNLLDTGKDLIFIISMLTKFFTVISQSFELRQRSLNDVEASQAIGVSKYYYINCKNASYFNNEQKIYKAFKALFNADFSLKTSGIEEKTLATILLTEIFIE; translated from the coding sequence ATGTATAGAAATAAAGAAAATACGCCTTCTATATATTCGCTAATTTCCGACTTACCAAAATCTGAAATTAAACCAATTTATTTTTTTTTCGGAGAAGATCATTTTGCAATTAATAATGCAATAAAAATAATTGAAGAAAAATCCGCACAATTAATTTCAAGTGATTTTGATAAAGAAATAGTTGATGTTGATAAAAAGGAATCAATAACAAATTTGATTGATTTGGCATTGACTTTTCCTTTCGGTTCCGGCAAAAAATTATTAATTGTTAAAAACTTTGAAAATTTTGCAAACAAAAAACTACTCAATCCTTATACAACAAATCCGGCTGAAAGTACAATTCTTGTAATTGCAAATTACGGTACAATTTCAAATTTAAATTCGGAACCTTATAAACTTTTATCAGAAAAAGAATTTCTTTTTGAAGCAAAAGAATTAAAAGGAATCGATTTAGAAAATTGGGTAAAAAAAAGATGCACTCAGCTTGAAATTAATGTAACTTCAGAAAATGTTAAAATGTTGATTGAAATTATCGGCGAAGATAAATCATTGCTTGAAATGCAGTTTCAAAAGATTAAAAGTTTTTTAAATGATAAAAAAGAAATTACTGCTGAAGAAATCAAAAGTCTTTCTTCCGCAACAAAAGAATATTCAATTTTTGATTTGCTAAATTCGATTGGGAAAGGAAATAAAAGCAATTCTTTAAAAGTTATGTTTAATCTTCTTGATACCGGAAAAGATTTAATTTTTATTATTTCGATGCTTACAAAATTTTTTACCGTAATTTCTCAATCATTTGAATTAAGGCAAAGAAGTTTAAATGATGTTGAAGCTTCGCAAGCAATTGGAGTTTCCAAATATTATTATATTAATTGTAAAAATGCTTCGTATTTTAATAATGAACAAAAAATTTATAAAGCATTTAAGGCACTTTTTAACGCCGATTTTTCTCTCAAAACTTCTGGGATTGAAGAAAAAACTTTAGCAACAATTTTATTGACCGAAATATTTATTGAATAG
- a CDS encoding peptidylprolyl isomerase, producing the protein MKYFGIFLVIASIFISCNGKQTLTKEENIKQNPYEVKVKELMTLNPNEMLIAKINTSMGDFEIELFADKTPKTVENFVGLAIKDYYNGIKFHRIIDNFMIQGGDPTGTGSGGDSYFGGSFKDEFHKDLKHTGPGILSMANAGPNTNGSQFFITLVPTPWLDGKHSVFGKVISGLEVVQSIGKVATSKPFDKPLKDVVMNKVTIEKKSK; encoded by the coding sequence ATGAAATACTTTGGAATATTTTTGGTAATTGCTTCGATTTTTATTAGCTGTAACGGAAAACAAACATTAACAAAAGAAGAAAATATAAAACAAAATCCATATGAGGTAAAAGTGAAAGAATTAATGACTCTTAACCCAAACGAAATGTTAATTGCAAAAATTAATACAAGTATGGGAGATTTCGAAATTGAATTATTTGCTGATAAAACTCCTAAAACGGTAGAAAATTTTGTTGGCTTAGCAATAAAAGATTATTATAACGGAATAAAATTTCACAGAATAATTGATAATTTTATGATTCAAGGCGGAGATCCAACGGGAACAGGTTCCGGTGGCGATAGTTATTTTGGTGGATCATTTAAAGATGAATTTCATAAAGATTTAAAACACACTGGCCCCGGAATTTTATCAATGGCAAATGCCGGACCAAATACTAACGGAAGTCAATTTTTTATTACGCTTGTTCCAACTCCTTGGCTCGATGGAAAACATTCTGTTTTTGGTAAAGTTATTTCCGGACTTGAAGTTGTGCAAAGTATTGGAAAAGTTGCAACATCTAAACCTTTTGATAAACCTTTAAAAGATGTTGTGATGAACAAAGTAACAATTGAAAAAAAATCCAAATAA
- the uppP gene encoding undecaprenyl-diphosphatase UppP, producing MNIFEAIILGIIQGLTEFLPISSTGHLTVAGKLMGLISDEHPEQWTSFIAVIQLGTLVAILIYFWNDLWKITIEFLNENILKRKSFSNQSENSKMGWYIILGSIPVVVIGIGFKDIIEGALTKNLYVIGTSLIVLGIILAVAEKLGKFKRELKDIKWYDALIVGFAQSLALIPGSSRSGTTLTAGIFLGFKRETAARFSFLLSIPAILGSGLLQLYEALEYIDGSGIVTLVVATIASAISGYLTIEFLLKFLKKNSTYVFVVYRIIIGTVIILMIFNNLINP from the coding sequence GTGAATATTTTTGAAGCAATTATTTTAGGGATTATTCAAGGATTAACAGAATTCTTGCCAATTAGCAGTACCGGTCATTTAACTGTTGCCGGAAAATTAATGGGATTAATTTCTGATGAACATCCGGAACAATGGACATCTTTCATCGCGGTAATTCAGTTAGGAACTTTAGTCGCAATATTAATTTATTTCTGGAATGATTTATGGAAAATTACAATAGAATTTTTAAATGAAAATATATTGAAAAGAAAAAGTTTCAGTAATCAATCAGAAAATTCAAAAATGGGATGGTATATAATTTTGGGTTCAATTCCGGTTGTTGTAATTGGAATTGGTTTTAAAGACATAATTGAAGGCGCATTAACAAAAAATTTATACGTTATTGGAACAAGTTTAATTGTTTTAGGAATAATTCTAGCAGTTGCAGAAAAATTAGGAAAATTTAAAAGAGAGTTGAAAGATATAAAATGGTACGATGCATTAATTGTTGGATTTGCACAATCGCTTGCATTAATTCCTGGTTCTTCAAGATCTGGAACAACTTTAACTGCCGGAATATTTTTAGGATTTAAAAGAGAAACCGCAGCGCGATTTTCATTTTTGTTAAGTATTCCCGCAATTTTAGGCAGCGGTTTACTTCAACTTTATGAGGCTTTAGAATATATTGATGGTTCCGGAATTGTAACTTTAGTTGTTGCAACAATTGCATCGGCAATTAGTGGTTATTTAACAATTGAATTTCTGCTGAAATTTTTGAAAAAGAATTCCACTTATGTTTTTGTTGTTTACAGAATTATAATTGGAACTGTAATAATTCTTATGATTTTTAATAATCTTATAAATCCATAA
- a CDS encoding flippase-like domain-containing protein produces the protein MTSDNSNLANLKKIFSYAFPIILMFIFLYMAFSNINFAEVFTILKNISITWFLLYLVVWAMSHIVRALRWKIIIKSVKENTSLLNLFGAVMVGYGVNCVVPRLGELYRGLFLGRWENISRSSMVGTIVVERVIDILVLGFSVLLSVAIYSGNLYSEISWLKSTVYIGFAAIISIIIFLFLLVKFKEKFYNAILQFIGRFSEKFANVLAKGFHLLTDGFASLKGTKNFVSVILLSALIMYLYGLTAYIAFYSIHMDKIQPVSYSMAWIVMTISAFGVIIPTPGATGSYHLIVISVLVSLYNFSSEISGAFAILTHITSYILFIVFTILLSYLINKVQEKKGLPVANFLTVFRSKEKS, from the coding sequence TTGACCTCAGATAATTCTAACTTGGCAAATCTAAAAAAAATATTCAGTTATGCATTTCCAATAATACTGATGTTTATTTTTCTTTACATGGCTTTTAGCAATATTAATTTTGCTGAAGTCTTTACAATTTTAAAGAACATTTCAATTACATGGTTTTTACTTTATTTAGTAGTTTGGGCAATGTCGCATATTGTTAGAGCATTACGATGGAAAATTATAATTAAATCCGTAAAAGAAAATACATCTCTTCTAAATTTATTTGGCGCAGTAATGGTTGGTTACGGAGTTAATTGTGTTGTGCCAAGATTAGGCGAACTTTATCGTGGTTTATTTTTAGGCAGATGGGAAAATATTTCAAGATCCTCAATGGTTGGAACAATTGTTGTTGAAAGAGTTATTGATATTTTGGTTTTAGGATTTTCAGTTTTATTAAGTGTTGCAATTTATTCGGGAAATCTTTACTCAGAAATTAGCTGGCTGAAATCAACTGTATATATTGGCTTTGCGGCAATTATAAGTATAATTATATTTTTGTTTTTACTCGTTAAGTTTAAGGAAAAATTTTACAACGCAATTTTGCAATTCATCGGGAGATTTTCAGAAAAGTTTGCAAATGTTTTAGCAAAAGGTTTTCATTTGCTAACCGATGGTTTTGCAAGTTTAAAAGGAACAAAAAATTTCGTATCGGTAATTCTTCTTTCCGCTTTAATAATGTATTTGTATGGATTAACAGCGTACATTGCTTTCTATTCAATTCACATGGATAAAATACAGCCGGTAAGTTATTCAATGGCATGGATTGTTATGACAATCAGTGCATTCGGAGTTATAATCCCAACTCCTGGCGCAACAGGTTCATATCATTTAATTGTAATTTCTGTTTTGGTAAGCTTGTATAATTTCAGCAGTGAAATCAGCGGAGCATTTGCAATTTTAACACATATAACCTCATACATTTTATTTATTGTTTTTACAATTTTGCTTTCATATTTAATAAATAAAGTACAAGAAAAGAAAGGCTTACCTGTAGCAAATTTCTTAACTGTTTTTAGAAGCAAAGAGAAATCGTAA
- a CDS encoding outer membrane lipoprotein carrier protein LolA, with translation MILKIQQKFENTNNLKADFVQSANNVNVMNGKFYFSQKNNYRIELEKNTIISDGKTIWNVENSKKKVIISNVDEDPLAFSLREYIYDYPKECKVTEEKIDENNFLISLDASETNFNFKIAKLWVNNEFVITKILIEDFSGSKFEFRFSEININVDLSSTVFNFKETKGLKIIDLR, from the coding sequence TTGATTTTAAAAATCCAACAAAAATTTGAGAACACAAATAATTTAAAAGCAGATTTTGTTCAATCGGCAAATAATGTAAATGTGATGAATGGGAAATTTTATTTTTCTCAAAAAAATAATTACAGAATTGAGCTGGAAAAAAATACAATAATTTCAGATGGTAAAACTATTTGGAATGTTGAAAATTCAAAAAAGAAAGTTATAATTTCCAATGTTGATGAAGATCCTTTGGCATTTTCGTTGCGTGAATATATTTATGATTATCCTAAGGAATGTAAAGTAACAGAAGAAAAAATTGATGAAAATAATTTCCTGATTTCTTTGGATGCCTCTGAGACAAATTTTAATTTTAAAATTGCAAAACTCTGGGTTAACAATGAATTTGTTATTACGAAAATTTTGATAGAAGATTTCAGCGGAAGCAAGTTCGAATTTAGATTTTCAGAAATTAATATTAATGTTGATTTATCTTCAACTGTTTTTAACTTCAAAGAAACTAAAGGATTGAAAATTATTGACCTCAGATAA
- a CDS encoding DNA translocase FtsK, translating to MAKQNKNNQNSTDQTYFIVSLEKKKKLLGLFLVISAVLLLLSILSFSSYDQARLHFDFTDFFKVFSTDPDYIHRTQFTHNWLGIFGAYTAHFLIHSTIGYFSIVIPIILFVWGYTILKNSDKKLALNISNFLLIFGIILATFFGVIRLNTEQDFIFNSIVLAGNIGDFFGTVLSRIFGMLGSIIVLLTGMFISLFIAFDLRFRAVRNYISSYLNREKPDETIRINLEEKDKISESLEKIKKITIPKKKLFKSKEDKEEIADEEPAQPETKIRIVRAEEEVKISKPQVEPEVIVTSSKTKDSDEIIPAVDKKIEADQPEQWEENIKFNPPTLELLEYSEDESVAVSEKELKQNAELLKEKLKLFDIDIDDISVTPGPVVTLYEIVPAPGVKISRIVSLEHDIALALAARGIRIIAPIPGKSAIGVEIPNEKSQLVSARSVLAHLGKSKAELPIALGKTIVGEVYITDLAIMPHLLIAGSTGSGKSVGINMLLTSLIYAKHPSDIKFVIIDPKKIELSFYGKLSKHYLAISPDLNEEIITSPQNALLVLKSVEHEMEKRYDKLAKLGVRHIVDYNKKIANPKQRPLDTENMKHYKLPYIVVIIDELADLMITSGKEVEAPITRLAQLARAVGIHLVVATQRPSVNVITGVIKANFPARIAYQVATKIDSRTILDMNGAEQLLGRGDMLFLPGGVPKPIRMQNAFVSTDEVEKVTNFIYVQGGYKKRYFLPSMYDKKSSEGANFLEDKDPMFEDAARVIVRHQQGSVSLLQRRLKLGYSRAARIVDQLEEAGVVGPSEGSKAREVIIENEEQLETLLRSI from the coding sequence ATGGCAAAGCAAAATAAAAATAATCAAAATTCAACTGACCAAACTTACTTTATAGTTTCTCTTGAAAAGAAAAAAAAGTTACTTGGATTATTTTTAGTAATTTCTGCCGTTTTACTTTTGTTAAGTATTTTGTCTTTTTCCAGTTATGACCAAGCAAGATTACATTTTGATTTTACGGATTTCTTCAAAGTATTTTCAACCGATCCGGATTATATTCATAGAACTCAATTTACCCATAATTGGTTGGGAATTTTTGGAGCCTACACAGCACATTTTTTAATTCATTCCACAATTGGATATTTCTCAATTGTAATTCCAATAATTTTATTTGTCTGGGGTTACACAATTCTAAAAAATAGCGATAAAAAACTTGCATTAAATATTTCAAACTTTCTCCTAATTTTTGGAATTATTTTAGCAACTTTTTTTGGCGTAATAAGATTAAACACTGAACAAGATTTTATTTTTAACAGTATTGTTTTAGCCGGAAATATCGGTGATTTTTTTGGAACGGTTTTAAGCAGAATTTTTGGAATGTTGGGAAGTATAATTGTTTTATTAACGGGAATGTTTATTTCACTTTTTATTGCATTTGATTTAAGATTTAGAGCTGTAAGAAATTACATAAGCAGTTATCTAAATAGAGAAAAACCGGATGAAACAATTAGAATAAATTTAGAAGAAAAAGATAAAATTTCTGAGAGCTTAGAAAAGATTAAAAAAATTACGATTCCTAAAAAGAAACTTTTTAAATCAAAGGAAGATAAAGAAGAAATTGCTGATGAAGAACCAGCTCAACCGGAAACCAAAATTAGAATTGTAAGAGCCGAAGAAGAAGTAAAAATTTCCAAACCGCAAGTTGAACCGGAAGTTATTGTTACAAGTAGTAAAACAAAAGATTCGGATGAAATAATTCCCGCAGTTGATAAAAAAATAGAAGCAGATCAACCAGAGCAATGGGAAGAAAATATTAAATTTAATCCGCCAACTCTTGAGCTTCTGGAATATTCCGAGGATGAATCTGTTGCTGTTTCTGAAAAAGAATTAAAACAAAATGCAGAACTTCTTAAAGAAAAATTAAAACTTTTTGATATAGATATTGATGATATTTCTGTTACTCCCGGACCAGTTGTAACTTTATACGAAATTGTTCCGGCGCCCGGAGTTAAAATCAGCAGAATTGTAAGTCTTGAACATGATATTGCATTAGCGCTTGCCGCAAGAGGAATTAGAATTATTGCGCCAATTCCCGGCAAAAGTGCAATTGGTGTAGAAATTCCAAATGAAAAATCTCAACTTGTAAGTGCACGTTCTGTCTTGGCACATCTTGGAAAATCTAAAGCAGAATTGCCAATTGCATTAGGTAAAACAATTGTTGGCGAAGTTTATATTACAGATTTAGCAATTATGCCGCATTTATTAATTGCAGGCTCAACAGGCTCCGGAAAAAGTGTTGGTATTAATATGCTTTTAACAAGTTTGATTTATGCCAAACATCCATCCGATATAAAATTTGTAATTATTGATCCAAAGAAAATTGAATTATCTTTTTACGGAAAATTGAGCAAACATTATTTGGCAATTTCTCCGGATTTAAATGAAGAAATTATTACAAGTCCGCAAAATGCTTTATTGGTTCTTAAATCCGTTGAACATGAAATGGAAAAACGATATGACAAACTTGCAAAATTAGGAGTTAGACATATTGTTGATTACAATAAAAAAATTGCTAATCCCAAACAACGACCGTTAGATACCGAAAACATGAAACATTATAAACTTCCGTATATTGTTGTTATAATTGATGAGTTGGCGGATTTGATGATTACATCCGGAAAGGAAGTTGAAGCGCCGATTACAAGATTGGCGCAGCTTGCAAGAGCAGTTGGAATTCATTTAGTTGTTGCGACTCAAAGACCATCGGTAAATGTTATCACCGGCGTTATTAAAGCAAATTTTCCGGCAAGAATTGCGTACCAAGTTGCGACTAAAATTGATTCAAGAACAATTCTTGATATGAACGGCGCCGAACAATTATTGGGACGCGGTGATATGTTATTTCTTCCCGGCGGAGTTCCAAAACCAATAAGAATGCAAAATGCTTTTGTATCAACAGATGAAGTAGAAAAAGTTACTAATTTTATTTATGTGCAGGGCGGATACAAAAAAAGATATTTTCTTCCTTCAATGTATGATAAAAAAAGCAGCGAAGGTGCAAATTTTCTTGAGGATAAAGATCCGATGTTTGAAGATGCAGCACGTGTAATAGTTCGTCATCAGCAAGGTTCGGTTTCACTTTTGCAGAGAAGATTAAAACTTGGTTATTCGCGTGCGGCAAGAATTGTTGATCAGCTTGAGGAAGCCGGCGTTGTTGGTCCTTCTGAAGGTAGTAAAGCCCGTGAAGTAATTATTGAGAATGAAGAACAATTAGAAACTTTGTTAAGGTCAATATGA
- a CDS encoding 2-phosphosulfolactate phosphatase produces the protein MKINTLLTPLSVDELYFTKKNVVVIDVLRATTTIVTALQNGAKEIIPVSSVEFAMTVSGNSFKGHTLLGGERNTLKIEGFALGNSPLEYKREIVEGKSIVLFTTNGSRAIVKAKYAANLFILSFLNVNAVKEKILETGEDFEILCSGNNGKYSYEDSVCAGMLISLIQTANDEVILDDSSKTCKIIFDKHKKKLSKMLAETEHGQKLIEAGFNEDLDFAAQQNVCDIVPFYQTGVIKTIVK, from the coding sequence ATGAAAATTAATACTTTACTTACTCCGCTTAGTGTTGATGAACTCTATTTTACGAAAAAGAATGTCGTAGTAATAGACGTACTTAGAGCAACAACAACAATTGTAACAGCTTTGCAAAACGGTGCAAAGGAAATTATTCCTGTAAGCTCTGTAGAATTTGCAATGACTGTTTCCGGAAATTCTTTTAAAGGTCACACACTTTTAGGAGGCGAAAGAAACACATTAAAAATTGAAGGATTTGCTCTCGGCAATTCACCTTTGGAATACAAAAGAGAAATTGTTGAAGGAAAATCAATTGTTCTTTTTACAACAAACGGATCAAGAGCAATTGTAAAAGCAAAATATGCAGCAAATTTATTTATCTTATCATTTTTAAATGTAAATGCTGTTAAAGAAAAAATTCTTGAAACCGGTGAAGATTTTGAAATTCTTTGCTCTGGAAATAATGGAAAATATTCTTACGAAGATTCTGTCTGTGCCGGTATGTTAATTTCATTAATTCAAACTGCAAATGATGAAGTTATTCTTGATGATTCTAGTAAAACATGTAAAATAATTTTTGATAAACACAAAAAGAAATTAAGTAAAATGCTTGCTGAAACCGAACATGGTCAAAAATTAATTGAAGCCGGATTTAATGAAGATTTAGATTTTGCAGCTCAGCAAAATGTTTGTGATATTGTCCCGTTTTATCAAACCGGTGTTATAAAAACAATTGTTAAATAA
- the gcvT gene encoding glycine cleavage system aminomethyltransferase GcvT → MKQTKFIDVHKKYGAKLVEFAGYEMPIQYSSIIAEHKVVRNSVGVFDVSHMGEIFIKGNNALDFVQYITVNNAAILSDGKVQYSAMCYEDAGIVDDLLVYKISDVEFLLVVNGANKDKDFEWMKKNNKFDVEINDESDEYSLLAVQGPNSQKVIEKLLDQKINLEYYTFFKTHFDGNEIIVSRTGYTGELGFELYFKGSKEFAENIWEKLFECGKEFDIQPTGLGCRDSLRLEMGFCLYGNDIDQTTNTLEAGLGWITKLKKDSFIGKDVLEKVKENGITRKLVPIIFNDKVFPRKGYEIMCDGKIIGKITSGTVSPTIDKPIALAYIEKNFTEEGTILQANIRGKGVETIITKLPFIKEKK, encoded by the coding sequence ATGAAACAGACAAAATTTATTGATGTTCATAAAAAGTATGGAGCTAAATTAGTTGAATTTGCCGGTTACGAAATGCCGATTCAATATTCTTCAATAATTGCAGAACATAAAGTTGTTAGAAATTCGGTTGGAGTTTTTGATGTTTCGCATATGGGCGAAATATTTATTAAAGGAAATAACGCCTTAGATTTTGTTCAATATATTACAGTAAATAATGCCGCAATTTTATCAGATGGAAAAGTTCAATATTCGGCAATGTGTTATGAAGATGCCGGAATTGTTGATGATTTGCTTGTTTATAAAATATCCGATGTGGAATTTTTGCTAGTTGTAAATGGAGCAAATAAAGATAAAGATTTTGAGTGGATGAAAAAGAACAATAAATTCGATGTGGAAATTAATGATGAATCCGATGAATATTCATTGCTTGCCGTACAAGGTCCAAATTCACAAAAAGTAATTGAGAAATTATTAGATCAAAAAATCAATTTGGAATATTATACATTTTTCAAAACTCATTTTGATGGGAATGAAATTATTGTTTCTAGAACAGGTTATACCGGAGAATTAGGATTTGAATTATATTTCAAAGGTTCAAAAGAATTTGCGGAAAATATTTGGGAAAAATTATTTGAGTGCGGAAAAGAATTTGATATTCAGCCAACCGGATTAGGATGCAGAGATTCACTTCGTTTGGAAATGGGTTTTTGCCTTTACGGAAATGATATTGATCAAACTACAAATACTTTGGAAGCTGGATTAGGCTGGATTACAAAATTGAAAAAAGATAGTTTTATTGGAAAAGATGTTTTAGAAAAAGTTAAAGAAAACGGAATTACAAGAAAATTAGTTCCAATTATTTTTAATGATAAAGTTTTTCCAAGAAAAGGTTATGAAATAATGTGCGACGGAAAAATTATTGGCAAAATTACAAGCGGTACTGTTAGTCCAACAATTGATAAACCAATTGCTTTGGCATATATAGAAAAAAATTTTACTGAAGAAGGAACAATTCTTCAAGCAAATATAAGGGGAAAGGGGGTTGAAACGATAATCACTAAACTACCATTTATAAAAGAAAAAAAATGA
- the fsa gene encoding fructose-6-phosphate aldolase — protein MKFFIDTANINEIKEAASMGLLDGVTTNPSLVAKEGRDFKELLNEIVKIVDGPISAEVVSTDYNGMMKEAEELAAIHPNIVIKIPLILEGIKAVKTLTSMNIKTNVTLCFSPTQALLAAKAGATYVSPFVGRLDDISHSGMQLIDQILTIYRNYNYQTQVLVASIRHPLHLVEAAELGAHVATIPFSVIKKLFNHPLTDSGLETFLKDWKKLNG, from the coding sequence ATGAAATTTTTTATTGATACCGCAAACATTAATGAAATTAAAGAAGCCGCTTCAATGGGATTGTTAGATGGAGTAACAACAAACCCATCACTAGTTGCAAAAGAAGGAAGAGATTTTAAAGAACTTCTAAATGAAATTGTAAAAATTGTTGATGGACCAATCAGCGCGGAAGTTGTTTCAACAGATTATAACGGAATGATGAAAGAAGCCGAAGAATTGGCTGCAATTCATCCAAATATTGTTATAAAAATTCCACTAATTCTTGAAGGAATAAAAGCTGTAAAAACTTTAACTTCGATGAACATTAAAACAAATGTAACTTTATGTTTTTCTCCAACCCAAGCTTTGTTAGCAGCAAAAGCCGGCGCAACTTATGTAAGTCCGTTTGTCGGTAGATTAGATGATATTAGCCATTCCGGAATGCAATTAATTGATCAGATTTTAACTATTTACAGAAATTATAATTATCAAACACAAGTTCTTGTTGCAAGCATTCGTCATCCGCTTCATTTGGTAGAAGCCGCGGAACTTGGCGCACACGTTGCAACAATTCCATTTAGCGTTATTAAAAAATTATTCAATCATCCTTTGACGGACAGCGGATTAGAAACATTCTTAAAAGATTGGAAAAAATTAAACGGATAA
- a CDS encoding Rne/Rng family ribonuclease, with the protein MQKEIIINSSTAQNRVAITEEGTLIDFFVDNAEKGRMVGNIYLGKVARVLPGIRAAFIDIGLKHDAFLHFSDIGDQFREFQNVLDEDDETEIGIDEDDQTENVKPIEVEKKSPQIPKLHKGQDIIVQIIKEPVANKGVRITSSISIPGRFCVLLPFDNKIGISKKISDFKERKRLKILSRSILPDNCGLIIRTAAKEQEENSLESDLKYLVNSWKNIQAKVKESKPPELLYNDLTTTTSVIRDLFTPDVTKVFIDSKSLFREIRDYVQLVQPELVPKIEFYKSRMPIFETFKIEEQIKTLMGRKVPLPNGGHIVIEHTEAMTVIDVNSGRYAAKKEQELNSLKTDLEASREIVRQLRLRDIGGLIVIDFIDLEEEKNRKKIYDELKKEFKKDRAKIALLPMTDFGIVQITRQRVRQNIIQSINEVCPYCNGSGLMTKRSSVIHDIEEWFKRYKSQGKIRSFILSVHPSLSNDLRIGFFSTINKLQLKYFFRIRLEDNEHLNPQDFEVKSKKTGEKIA; encoded by the coding sequence ATGCAAAAAGAAATAATAATTAATTCATCCACAGCACAAAATAGAGTTGCAATTACCGAAGAAGGAACTCTAATAGATTTTTTTGTTGATAACGCTGAAAAAGGAAGAATGGTCGGTAATATTTATCTTGGAAAAGTTGCTAGAGTTTTACCCGGAATTAGAGCTGCATTTATTGATATTGGTTTAAAACACGATGCATTTCTTCACTTTTCTGATATTGGCGATCAGTTCCGCGAATTTCAAAATGTTTTAGATGAAGATGATGAAACTGAAATCGGAATTGACGAAGATGATCAAACAGAAAATGTTAAACCAATCGAAGTAGAAAAAAAATCTCCACAAATTCCCAAACTGCATAAAGGACAAGATATAATTGTACAAATTATTAAAGAACCTGTAGCAAATAAGGGAGTTAGAATAACATCATCAATTTCAATACCCGGAAGATTTTGCGTACTTCTGCCGTTTGATAATAAAATTGGAATATCAAAAAAAATTTCTGATTTCAAAGAACGAAAAAGATTAAAAATTTTATCAAGAAGTATTTTGCCTGATAATTGCGGATTGATAATTCGCACTGCAGCAAAAGAACAGGAAGAAAATTCTCTTGAAAGTGATTTAAAATATTTAGTAAATAGCTGGAAAAATATTCAGGCAAAAGTAAAAGAATCAAAACCGCCGGAATTATTATATAATGATTTAACAACAACAACAAGTGTAATTAGAGATTTATTTACTCCGGATGTTACAAAAGTTTTTATCGATTCTAAAAGTTTATTTAGAGAAATTAGAGATTATGTTCAATTAGTTCAGCCGGAATTAGTTCCCAAAATTGAATTTTACAAATCTCGCATGCCGATTTTTGAAACTTTCAAAATTGAAGAACAAATAAAAACTTTAATGGGAAGAAAAGTTCCGCTTCCAAATGGCGGACATATTGTAATTGAACACACCGAAGCAATGACCGTAATTGATGTAAACAGCGGAAGATATGCCGCAAAGAAAGAACAAGAATTAAATTCTCTAAAAACTGATTTGGAAGCATCACGTGAAATTGTTAGACAATTAAGATTAAGAGATATCGGCGGATTAATTGTAATAGATTTTATTGATCTGGAAGAAGAAAAAAATAGAAAAAAAATCTATGACGAATTAAAGAAAGAATTTAAAAAAGATAGAGCAAAAATTGCATTGCTTCCAATGACAGATTTTGGAATTGTACAAATTACAAGACAACGAGTTCGTCAAAATATTATTCAATCAATAAATGAAGTTTGTCCATACTGCAACGGTTCAGGATTGATGACCAAAAGATCAAGTGTAATTCATGATATTGAAGAATGGTTTAAAAGATATAAATCGCAAGGAAAAATTAGAAGTTTTATTTTAAGTGTTCATCCATCTTTAAGCAATGATTTACGAATAGGATTTTTCTCAACCATTAATAAACTTCAGCTAAAATATTTTTTTAGAATCAGATTAGAAGATAATGAACATTTGAATCCGCAAGATTTTGAAGTTAAATCTAAAAAGACCGGTGAAAAAATTGCTTAA